In Diachasmimorpha longicaudata isolate KC_UGA_2023 chromosome 4, iyDiaLong2, whole genome shotgun sequence, a single genomic region encodes these proteins:
- the LOC135161497 gene encoding histone deacetylase 4 isoform X1: protein MSSEPPPANTISVKEDLGYRNIEITSAFSHLPQKEMARDTPGSPMSRPRDLVTSGATATLTSGAYRTSTNDAQTLHGHALQQKILELQQHHQLQQQILRQQYQAQERQLAEMHEQQMHQLKLWEQQKQLEEQMREKERIEALRKKDKHDHSAIASTEVKQRLQSFLVNKKQREAAAAANGGLAGTPGYKSWLQSQSETTSASNTTHPYRMPQILQDKFGDDFPLRKTASEPNLLKVRLKQRVIERNMAAARNSPLTARRKDRLLSHLKRKSLLANSVSNPESGPNSPPTGNNPQSSPTAGSNTPIQEENENTQYGGPLTSSSQQGSLSDLSLFSSPSMPNISLGRPHVQSNSSSSGTKLAPVSEAEVRAAFTARLGMPLTGQMLPGTLPFYPSLTVIEGEPAYIHKQMQSLEQQSSRQHLVYHNTPITDTQVAHARLHKAGHRPLGSRTQSAPLPLGHPMLQGNIMAPPTHYEEYLTEKQLHEQQQAHNYLKQQIRQTVLTRVGSRAGQASQLDETVESEESEVIDLTGKKEIQSEESEISKQQKDREQFLQQQRDLMMRHTLQLNETSTYIGPQAASTEVFTHGSPHRPTTGLAYDPLMLKHACVCGETVRGHPEHGGRLQSVWARLSETGLLQRCDRIRSRKATLEEIQSCHSEAHALLFGTNPLNRQKLDMSKLSQLPIKSFVRLPCGGVGVDSDTTWNELHTAPAARMAVGCVVDLASKTTIGDIKNGFAVVRPPGHHAETNQAMGFCFFNSVAIAAKLLQQKLNTRKILIVDWDVHHGNGTQQMFYDDPRILYLSIHRHDDGNFFPGTGGSTECGVGDGLGYNVNISWSGGLNPPMGDAEYLAAFRTIVMPIGKEFNPDIVIVSAGFDAAIGHPAPLGGYKVSPACFGRMTQQLLELANGKVVLALEGGYDLAAICDSAQECVRALLGDEITPIKEEELTRVPCQNAVDTLQKTIAIQMSHWPCVKLTAHVVATSALQASQKEHDETDTVSAMASLSMQQPTNLASTPEHSRQVSEEPMDEDEAK from the exons ATGTCGAGCGAACCACCGCCGGCAAACACCATTTCAGTAAAAG AAGACCTAGGCTatagaaatattgaaatcacATCAGCGTTCTCCCACCTGCCCCAAAAag AAATGGCAAGAGATACTCCTGGCTCACCAATGTCTCGACCACGTGACCTTGTGACAAGTGGAGCTACTGCTACCCTAACATCTGGAGCTTATCGTACTTCAACCAATGATGCGCAAACTCTACATGGGCATGCTCTGCAGCAGAAGATACTTGAG CTACAGCAGCATCATCAGCTTCAACAACAAATTTTGCGACAACAGTATCAAGCCCAAGAACGCCAGTTAGCGGAAATGCATGAACAGCAGATGCACCAGTTGAAG CTATGGGAACAACAGAAGCAATTGGAAGAACAAATGAGAGAAAAGGAAAGAATCGAAGCTCTTAGAAAGAAAGATAAGCACGATCACAGTGCTATCGCATCTACAGAAGTCAAACAGCGGCTTCAG agTTTTCTCGTTAATAAAAAACAGAGAGAAGCGGCAGCTGCCGCTAATGGTGGGCTCGCTGGAACTCCAGGATATAAGAGTTG GTTGCAATCTCAGTCAGAAACCACTAGTGCATCAAATACAACACATCCCTATCGTATGCCACAAATATTGCAGGACAAATTTGGTGATGACTTCCCGTTAAGAAAAACAG CCTCGGAGCCAAACCTGCTCAAGGTACGACTAAAGCAGCGCGTCATCGAGCGGAATATGGCAGCAGCAAGGAATTCACCGCTGACAGCCCGACGAAAGGATCGATTACTGTCGCATCTTAAACGGAAATCACTCCTAGCAA ATTCAGTGAGTAATCCCGAATCTGGACCTAATTCCCCACCGACTGGGAATAATCCGCAGTCGAGCCCCACAGCTGGAAGTAATACACCGATACAAGAG gaaaatgaaaatactcaATATGGAGGTCCATTAACAAGTAGCAGTCAACAAGGCAGTTTGTCGGACCTTTCGCTATTCAGCTCACCGTCGATGCCAAATATATCATTGGGTAGACCACATGTACAATCCAATTCGTCTTCG AGTGGAACAAAATTGGCCCCTGTTTCGGAGGCCGAAGTTCGTGCTGCATTTACAGCACGTCTAGGAATGCCACTAACCGGTCAAATGCTACCGGGTACACTACCCTTCTATCCTTCATTGACCGTGATAGAAGGAGAACCAGCGTACATTCACAAACAAATGCAGAGCTTGGAACAACAGAGTTCACGACAACATTTGGTTTATCATAATACTCCTATAACTGATACTCAAGTAGCTCATGCCAGATTGCATAAGGCTGGTCATCGGCCTTTAGGTA GTAGAACACAATCCGCCCCACTTCCATTGGGCCATCCAATGCTTCAAGGTAATATAATGGCACCACCCACCCATTATGAAGAATATTTAACCGAAAAACAACTACATGAGCAGCAACAGGCACACAATTATCTCAAACAGCAAATTCGTCAAACTGTACTTACTAGAGTTGGATCCCGTGCTGGTCAGGCAAGCCAACTTGATGAGACAGTCGAAAGTGAAGAATCCGAAGTGATTGACTTGacaggaaaaaaagaaatacaatCGGAAGAGAGTGAAATATCAAAGCAGCAAAAGGATCGAGAACAATTTCTACAACAACAGAGGGATTTGATGATGCGTCATACACTTCAGCTTAATGAAACATCAACTTATATCG GACCTCAAGCAGCCAGTACAGAAGTCTTTACTCATGGATCACCACATCGTCCCACAACTGGACTTGCTTATGATCCGCTGATGCTTAAGCATGCCTGTGTTTGCGGAGAGACTGTTCGGGGTCATCCGGAGCATGGTGGTAGGCTACAAAGTGTCTGGGCTAGACTTTCTGAAACTGGATTACTTCAACGATGTGATCGCATACGATCTCGCAAAGCTACCCTTGAAGAAATTCAGTCGTGCCATAGTGAAGCTCATGCACTTCTTTTTG GTACCAATCCATTGAATCGGCAAAAATTGGATATGTCAAAACTTTCTCAATTACCAATCAAAAGTTTTGTACGACTGCCATGTGGCGGAGTTGGTGTTGATTCTGATACAACGTGGAATGAACTACATACAGCGCCGGCAGCACGAATGGCCGTTGGCTGTGTGGTTGATTTAGCTTCCAAAACTACAATCGGTGATATAAAAAATGGTTTTGCTGTTGTCAGACCTCCAGGACATCATGCAGAAACAAATCAAGCGAtgggtttttgttttttcaattccgTTGCTATTGCCGCTAAATTATTACAGCAGAAATTGAATACCAGAAAAATTCTCATAGTTGATTGG GATGTCCATCATGGAAATGGTACCCAACAAATGTTTTACGACGATCCACGTATTCTCTATCTGTCAATTCATCGACACGACGatggtaattttttcccaGGAACTGGTGGATCAACTGAATGTGGTGTAGGCGATGGTCTTGGATATAATGTAAATATTTCATGGTCTGGTGGATTGAATCCACCAATGGGTGATGCTGAATATCTTGCAGCTTTCCGTACAATTGTGATGCCAATTGGAAAGGAATTCAATCCCGATATTGTTATTGTATCGGCTGGTTTCGATGCAGCTATAGGACATCCCGCTCCATTAGGTGGTTACAAAGTTAGTCCAGCTTGTTTTGGAAGAATGACACAGCAATTACTTGAACTTGCTAATGGAAAAGTTGTACTTGCATTGGAGGGTGGTTATGATCTAGCTGCCATTTGTGATTCAGCGCAAGAGTGCGTACGTGCATTATTGGGTGATGAAATTACCCCTATTAAAGAAGAAGAATTAACAAGAGTACCGTGCCAGAATGCTGTTGACACATTACAAAAAACTATTGCAATACAAATGTCACATTGGCCATGTGTCAAATTGACTGCGCATGTTGTTGCTACAAGTGCATTACAGGCAAGTCAGAAAGAACATGATGAAACTGATACAGTATCTGCCATGGCTTCATTGTCCATGCAACAACCGACAAATCTTGCAAGTACTCCAGAACATTCTCGTCAAGTTTCGGAAGAACCAATGGATGAGGACGAAGCCAAATGA
- the LOC135161497 gene encoding histone deacetylase 4 isoform X7 → MSSEPPPANTISVKEDLGYRNIEITSAFSHLPQKEMARDTPGSPMSRPRDLVTSGATATLTSGAYRTSTNDAQTLHGHALQQKILELQQHHQLQQQILRQQYQAQERQLAEMHEQQMHQLKLWEQQKQLEEQMREKERIEALRKKDKHDHSAIASTEVKQRLQSFLVNKKQREAAAAANGGLAGTPGYKSWLQSQSETTSASNTTHPYRMPQILQDKFGDDFPLRKTDSVSNPESGPNSPPTGNNPQSSPTAGSNTPIQEENENTQYGGPLTSSSQQGSLSDLSLFSSPSMPNISLGRPHVQSNSSSSGTKLAPVSEAEVRAAFTARLGMPLTGQMLPGTLPFYPSLTVIEGEPAYIHKQMQSLEQQSSRQHLVYHNTPITDTQVAHARLHKAGHRPLGSRTQSAPLPLGHPMLQGNIMAPPTHYEEYLTEKQLHEQQQAHNYLKQQIRQTVLTRVGSRAGQASQLDETVESEESEVIDLTGKKEIQSEESEISKQQKDREQFLQQQRDLMMRHTLQLNETSTYIGPQAASTEVFTHGSPHRPTTGLAYDPLMLKHACVCGETVRGHPEHGGRLQSVWARLSETGLLQRCDRIRSRKATLEEIQSCHSEAHALLFGTNPLNRQKLDMSKLSQLPIKSFVRLPCGGVGVDSDTTWNELHTAPAARMAVGCVVDLASKTTIGDIKNGFAVVRPPGHHAETNQAMGFCFFNSVAIAAKLLQQKLNTRKILIVDWDVHHGNGTQQMFYDDPRILYLSIHRHDDGNFFPGTGGSTECGVGDGLGYNVNISWSGGLNPPMGDAEYLAAFRTIVMPIGKEFNPDIVIVSAGFDAAIGHPAPLGGYKVSPACFGRMTQQLLELANGKVVLALEGGYDLAAICDSAQECVRALLGDEITPIKEEELTRVPCQNAVDTLQKTIAIQMSHWPCVKLTAHVVATSALQASQKEHDETDTVSAMASLSMQQPTNLASTPEHSRQVSEEPMDEDEAK, encoded by the exons ATGTCGAGCGAACCACCGCCGGCAAACACCATTTCAGTAAAAG AAGACCTAGGCTatagaaatattgaaatcacATCAGCGTTCTCCCACCTGCCCCAAAAag AAATGGCAAGAGATACTCCTGGCTCACCAATGTCTCGACCACGTGACCTTGTGACAAGTGGAGCTACTGCTACCCTAACATCTGGAGCTTATCGTACTTCAACCAATGATGCGCAAACTCTACATGGGCATGCTCTGCAGCAGAAGATACTTGAG CTACAGCAGCATCATCAGCTTCAACAACAAATTTTGCGACAACAGTATCAAGCCCAAGAACGCCAGTTAGCGGAAATGCATGAACAGCAGATGCACCAGTTGAAG CTATGGGAACAACAGAAGCAATTGGAAGAACAAATGAGAGAAAAGGAAAGAATCGAAGCTCTTAGAAAGAAAGATAAGCACGATCACAGTGCTATCGCATCTACAGAAGTCAAACAGCGGCTTCAG agTTTTCTCGTTAATAAAAAACAGAGAGAAGCGGCAGCTGCCGCTAATGGTGGGCTCGCTGGAACTCCAGGATATAAGAGTTG GTTGCAATCTCAGTCAGAAACCACTAGTGCATCAAATACAACACATCCCTATCGTATGCCACAAATATTGCAGGACAAATTTGGTGATGACTTCCCGTTAAGAAAAACAG ATTCAGTGAGTAATCCCGAATCTGGACCTAATTCCCCACCGACTGGGAATAATCCGCAGTCGAGCCCCACAGCTGGAAGTAATACACCGATACAAGAG gaaaatgaaaatactcaATATGGAGGTCCATTAACAAGTAGCAGTCAACAAGGCAGTTTGTCGGACCTTTCGCTATTCAGCTCACCGTCGATGCCAAATATATCATTGGGTAGACCACATGTACAATCCAATTCGTCTTCG AGTGGAACAAAATTGGCCCCTGTTTCGGAGGCCGAAGTTCGTGCTGCATTTACAGCACGTCTAGGAATGCCACTAACCGGTCAAATGCTACCGGGTACACTACCCTTCTATCCTTCATTGACCGTGATAGAAGGAGAACCAGCGTACATTCACAAACAAATGCAGAGCTTGGAACAACAGAGTTCACGACAACATTTGGTTTATCATAATACTCCTATAACTGATACTCAAGTAGCTCATGCCAGATTGCATAAGGCTGGTCATCGGCCTTTAGGTA GTAGAACACAATCCGCCCCACTTCCATTGGGCCATCCAATGCTTCAAGGTAATATAATGGCACCACCCACCCATTATGAAGAATATTTAACCGAAAAACAACTACATGAGCAGCAACAGGCACACAATTATCTCAAACAGCAAATTCGTCAAACTGTACTTACTAGAGTTGGATCCCGTGCTGGTCAGGCAAGCCAACTTGATGAGACAGTCGAAAGTGAAGAATCCGAAGTGATTGACTTGacaggaaaaaaagaaatacaatCGGAAGAGAGTGAAATATCAAAGCAGCAAAAGGATCGAGAACAATTTCTACAACAACAGAGGGATTTGATGATGCGTCATACACTTCAGCTTAATGAAACATCAACTTATATCG GACCTCAAGCAGCCAGTACAGAAGTCTTTACTCATGGATCACCACATCGTCCCACAACTGGACTTGCTTATGATCCGCTGATGCTTAAGCATGCCTGTGTTTGCGGAGAGACTGTTCGGGGTCATCCGGAGCATGGTGGTAGGCTACAAAGTGTCTGGGCTAGACTTTCTGAAACTGGATTACTTCAACGATGTGATCGCATACGATCTCGCAAAGCTACCCTTGAAGAAATTCAGTCGTGCCATAGTGAAGCTCATGCACTTCTTTTTG GTACCAATCCATTGAATCGGCAAAAATTGGATATGTCAAAACTTTCTCAATTACCAATCAAAAGTTTTGTACGACTGCCATGTGGCGGAGTTGGTGTTGATTCTGATACAACGTGGAATGAACTACATACAGCGCCGGCAGCACGAATGGCCGTTGGCTGTGTGGTTGATTTAGCTTCCAAAACTACAATCGGTGATATAAAAAATGGTTTTGCTGTTGTCAGACCTCCAGGACATCATGCAGAAACAAATCAAGCGAtgggtttttgttttttcaattccgTTGCTATTGCCGCTAAATTATTACAGCAGAAATTGAATACCAGAAAAATTCTCATAGTTGATTGG GATGTCCATCATGGAAATGGTACCCAACAAATGTTTTACGACGATCCACGTATTCTCTATCTGTCAATTCATCGACACGACGatggtaattttttcccaGGAACTGGTGGATCAACTGAATGTGGTGTAGGCGATGGTCTTGGATATAATGTAAATATTTCATGGTCTGGTGGATTGAATCCACCAATGGGTGATGCTGAATATCTTGCAGCTTTCCGTACAATTGTGATGCCAATTGGAAAGGAATTCAATCCCGATATTGTTATTGTATCGGCTGGTTTCGATGCAGCTATAGGACATCCCGCTCCATTAGGTGGTTACAAAGTTAGTCCAGCTTGTTTTGGAAGAATGACACAGCAATTACTTGAACTTGCTAATGGAAAAGTTGTACTTGCATTGGAGGGTGGTTATGATCTAGCTGCCATTTGTGATTCAGCGCAAGAGTGCGTACGTGCATTATTGGGTGATGAAATTACCCCTATTAAAGAAGAAGAATTAACAAGAGTACCGTGCCAGAATGCTGTTGACACATTACAAAAAACTATTGCAATACAAATGTCACATTGGCCATGTGTCAAATTGACTGCGCATGTTGTTGCTACAAGTGCATTACAGGCAAGTCAGAAAGAACATGATGAAACTGATACAGTATCTGCCATGGCTTCATTGTCCATGCAACAACCGACAAATCTTGCAAGTACTCCAGAACATTCTCGTCAAGTTTCGGAAGAACCAATGGATGAGGACGAAGCCAAATGA
- the LOC135161497 gene encoding histone deacetylase 4 isoform X3: MSSEPPPANTISVKDLGYRNIEITSAFSHLPQKEMARDTPGSPMSRPRDLVTSGATATLTSGAYRTSTNDAQTLHGHALQQKILELQQHHQLQQQILRQQYQAQERQLAEMHEQQMHQLKLWEQQKQLEEQMREKERIEALRKKDKHDHSAIASTEVKQRLQSFLVNKKQREAAAAANGGLAGTPGYKSWLQSQSETTSASNTTHPYRMPQILQDKFGDDFPLRKTASEPNLLKVRLKQRVIERNMAAARNSPLTARRKDRLLSHLKRKSLLANSVSNPESGPNSPPTGNNPQSSPTAGSNTPIQEENENTQYGGPLTSSSQQGSLSDLSLFSSPSMPNISLGRPHVQSNSSSSGTKLAPVSEAEVRAAFTARLGMPLTGQMLPGTLPFYPSLTVIEGEPAYIHKQMQSLEQQSSRQHLVYHNTPITDTQVAHARLHKAGHRPLGSRTQSAPLPLGHPMLQGNIMAPPTHYEEYLTEKQLHEQQQAHNYLKQQIRQTVLTRVGSRAGQASQLDETVESEESEVIDLTGKKEIQSEESEISKQQKDREQFLQQQRDLMMRHTLQLNETSTYIGPQAASTEVFTHGSPHRPTTGLAYDPLMLKHACVCGETVRGHPEHGGRLQSVWARLSETGLLQRCDRIRSRKATLEEIQSCHSEAHALLFGTNPLNRQKLDMSKLSQLPIKSFVRLPCGGVGVDSDTTWNELHTAPAARMAVGCVVDLASKTTIGDIKNGFAVVRPPGHHAETNQAMGFCFFNSVAIAAKLLQQKLNTRKILIVDWDVHHGNGTQQMFYDDPRILYLSIHRHDDGNFFPGTGGSTECGVGDGLGYNVNISWSGGLNPPMGDAEYLAAFRTIVMPIGKEFNPDIVIVSAGFDAAIGHPAPLGGYKVSPACFGRMTQQLLELANGKVVLALEGGYDLAAICDSAQECVRALLGDEITPIKEEELTRVPCQNAVDTLQKTIAIQMSHWPCVKLTAHVVATSALQASQKEHDETDTVSAMASLSMQQPTNLASTPEHSRQVSEEPMDEDEAK, from the exons ATGTCGAGCGAACCACCGCCGGCAAACACCATTTCAGTAAAAG ACCTAGGCTatagaaatattgaaatcacATCAGCGTTCTCCCACCTGCCCCAAAAag AAATGGCAAGAGATACTCCTGGCTCACCAATGTCTCGACCACGTGACCTTGTGACAAGTGGAGCTACTGCTACCCTAACATCTGGAGCTTATCGTACTTCAACCAATGATGCGCAAACTCTACATGGGCATGCTCTGCAGCAGAAGATACTTGAG CTACAGCAGCATCATCAGCTTCAACAACAAATTTTGCGACAACAGTATCAAGCCCAAGAACGCCAGTTAGCGGAAATGCATGAACAGCAGATGCACCAGTTGAAG CTATGGGAACAACAGAAGCAATTGGAAGAACAAATGAGAGAAAAGGAAAGAATCGAAGCTCTTAGAAAGAAAGATAAGCACGATCACAGTGCTATCGCATCTACAGAAGTCAAACAGCGGCTTCAG agTTTTCTCGTTAATAAAAAACAGAGAGAAGCGGCAGCTGCCGCTAATGGTGGGCTCGCTGGAACTCCAGGATATAAGAGTTG GTTGCAATCTCAGTCAGAAACCACTAGTGCATCAAATACAACACATCCCTATCGTATGCCACAAATATTGCAGGACAAATTTGGTGATGACTTCCCGTTAAGAAAAACAG CCTCGGAGCCAAACCTGCTCAAGGTACGACTAAAGCAGCGCGTCATCGAGCGGAATATGGCAGCAGCAAGGAATTCACCGCTGACAGCCCGACGAAAGGATCGATTACTGTCGCATCTTAAACGGAAATCACTCCTAGCAA ATTCAGTGAGTAATCCCGAATCTGGACCTAATTCCCCACCGACTGGGAATAATCCGCAGTCGAGCCCCACAGCTGGAAGTAATACACCGATACAAGAG gaaaatgaaaatactcaATATGGAGGTCCATTAACAAGTAGCAGTCAACAAGGCAGTTTGTCGGACCTTTCGCTATTCAGCTCACCGTCGATGCCAAATATATCATTGGGTAGACCACATGTACAATCCAATTCGTCTTCG AGTGGAACAAAATTGGCCCCTGTTTCGGAGGCCGAAGTTCGTGCTGCATTTACAGCACGTCTAGGAATGCCACTAACCGGTCAAATGCTACCGGGTACACTACCCTTCTATCCTTCATTGACCGTGATAGAAGGAGAACCAGCGTACATTCACAAACAAATGCAGAGCTTGGAACAACAGAGTTCACGACAACATTTGGTTTATCATAATACTCCTATAACTGATACTCAAGTAGCTCATGCCAGATTGCATAAGGCTGGTCATCGGCCTTTAGGTA GTAGAACACAATCCGCCCCACTTCCATTGGGCCATCCAATGCTTCAAGGTAATATAATGGCACCACCCACCCATTATGAAGAATATTTAACCGAAAAACAACTACATGAGCAGCAACAGGCACACAATTATCTCAAACAGCAAATTCGTCAAACTGTACTTACTAGAGTTGGATCCCGTGCTGGTCAGGCAAGCCAACTTGATGAGACAGTCGAAAGTGAAGAATCCGAAGTGATTGACTTGacaggaaaaaaagaaatacaatCGGAAGAGAGTGAAATATCAAAGCAGCAAAAGGATCGAGAACAATTTCTACAACAACAGAGGGATTTGATGATGCGTCATACACTTCAGCTTAATGAAACATCAACTTATATCG GACCTCAAGCAGCCAGTACAGAAGTCTTTACTCATGGATCACCACATCGTCCCACAACTGGACTTGCTTATGATCCGCTGATGCTTAAGCATGCCTGTGTTTGCGGAGAGACTGTTCGGGGTCATCCGGAGCATGGTGGTAGGCTACAAAGTGTCTGGGCTAGACTTTCTGAAACTGGATTACTTCAACGATGTGATCGCATACGATCTCGCAAAGCTACCCTTGAAGAAATTCAGTCGTGCCATAGTGAAGCTCATGCACTTCTTTTTG GTACCAATCCATTGAATCGGCAAAAATTGGATATGTCAAAACTTTCTCAATTACCAATCAAAAGTTTTGTACGACTGCCATGTGGCGGAGTTGGTGTTGATTCTGATACAACGTGGAATGAACTACATACAGCGCCGGCAGCACGAATGGCCGTTGGCTGTGTGGTTGATTTAGCTTCCAAAACTACAATCGGTGATATAAAAAATGGTTTTGCTGTTGTCAGACCTCCAGGACATCATGCAGAAACAAATCAAGCGAtgggtttttgttttttcaattccgTTGCTATTGCCGCTAAATTATTACAGCAGAAATTGAATACCAGAAAAATTCTCATAGTTGATTGG GATGTCCATCATGGAAATGGTACCCAACAAATGTTTTACGACGATCCACGTATTCTCTATCTGTCAATTCATCGACACGACGatggtaattttttcccaGGAACTGGTGGATCAACTGAATGTGGTGTAGGCGATGGTCTTGGATATAATGTAAATATTTCATGGTCTGGTGGATTGAATCCACCAATGGGTGATGCTGAATATCTTGCAGCTTTCCGTACAATTGTGATGCCAATTGGAAAGGAATTCAATCCCGATATTGTTATTGTATCGGCTGGTTTCGATGCAGCTATAGGACATCCCGCTCCATTAGGTGGTTACAAAGTTAGTCCAGCTTGTTTTGGAAGAATGACACAGCAATTACTTGAACTTGCTAATGGAAAAGTTGTACTTGCATTGGAGGGTGGTTATGATCTAGCTGCCATTTGTGATTCAGCGCAAGAGTGCGTACGTGCATTATTGGGTGATGAAATTACCCCTATTAAAGAAGAAGAATTAACAAGAGTACCGTGCCAGAATGCTGTTGACACATTACAAAAAACTATTGCAATACAAATGTCACATTGGCCATGTGTCAAATTGACTGCGCATGTTGTTGCTACAAGTGCATTACAGGCAAGTCAGAAAGAACATGATGAAACTGATACAGTATCTGCCATGGCTTCATTGTCCATGCAACAACCGACAAATCTTGCAAGTACTCCAGAACATTCTCGTCAAGTTTCGGAAGAACCAATGGATGAGGACGAAGCCAAATGA